From Sphingopyxis sp. USTB-05, the proteins below share one genomic window:
- a CDS encoding EAL domain-containing protein, protein MFSVLECVVHQHDLRFVLIAALVCILGNISLFVVLNRSTHCVDARRRHWLVVAAVAEGMGVWATHFVAMLAYRGSMPIRFDVGLTILSVAIAIAFFWCSFRWLGKAPDARRCALAAVGAAIGVAAMHFIGMASIIAPARVAYDWAPILISVPLSGFCFFAAFLAFARAKGWKKIALPAAFAVLAIVVLHFTAMSATTLVPDPTRGSIPGATSSRDWLVPAIVIANVALVALALTGSLVDRWLTDAHGLADATLEALAITYDGRIIEVNARLCTLLGVSSGAIAGSTPSDWFVASNGAAFEPPNGHSAEARLRTSIDEDHILEIATQTIEYRGRSCQVLAIRDLSDRKRAQRAIEHLASHDALTDLSNRAHFGRALDAAISAKKPFALLALDLDRFKAVNDIFGHGAGDEILCRIADILRSAVRADDVVARIGGDEFLVIQTGASSPDDARKLSARILDTLAIEMDVARDPMAVGVSIGVALFPQDGTDAEVLQRNADTALYRAKNNGKGNAAFFDQEMDALARERRALEHDLRHAIARDELRIVYQPLVATAFASVVGYEALLRWEHPERGDVPPDYFIPVAEEIGAIVPIGEWVLREACRAAANWPKNVSIAVNVSTIQFQVPNLPAVVRDALSQSGLEAHRLELEITETAFVRNKHSALKALHEIRALGVRIAMDDFGTGYSSLSNLKAFPFDKIKIDKSFVASIPDDEAARSIVRAIIGLGRSFNMPIVAEGVETGEQRQMLLDEGCPQAQGYYFGRPAPDPFQSETWPLAAPDIEIRDAEG, encoded by the coding sequence ATGTTCAGCGTCCTCGAATGCGTGGTCCATCAGCATGATCTGCGTTTTGTCCTGATCGCCGCGCTGGTCTGCATCCTCGGGAATATCAGCCTTTTCGTCGTTCTGAACCGCTCGACGCACTGCGTCGACGCCCGCCGGCGCCACTGGCTTGTGGTCGCCGCGGTGGCCGAAGGCATGGGGGTATGGGCGACGCATTTCGTCGCGATGCTCGCCTATCGCGGATCGATGCCGATTCGCTTCGACGTCGGCCTGACCATCCTGTCGGTCGCCATCGCGATCGCCTTTTTTTGGTGCAGTTTCCGCTGGCTGGGCAAGGCGCCGGACGCGCGTCGCTGCGCGCTCGCGGCGGTGGGGGCGGCAATCGGCGTCGCGGCGATGCACTTTATCGGCATGGCGTCGATCATCGCCCCCGCGCGAGTCGCCTACGACTGGGCACCGATCCTCATCTCGGTGCCGCTGTCGGGATTTTGCTTTTTCGCCGCGTTTCTTGCCTTCGCGCGGGCGAAGGGCTGGAAGAAGATTGCACTGCCTGCAGCGTTCGCCGTGCTCGCCATCGTCGTCCTGCATTTTACCGCGATGTCGGCGACCACACTCGTCCCCGATCCGACACGTGGCAGCATTCCCGGGGCAACGAGCAGCCGCGACTGGCTGGTTCCCGCGATCGTCATCGCCAATGTCGCGCTGGTAGCCCTCGCGCTCACCGGATCGCTCGTCGACCGCTGGCTTACCGACGCACATGGCCTTGCCGACGCGACGCTCGAGGCGCTTGCGATCACATATGACGGACGGATCATCGAGGTGAACGCGCGGCTTTGCACGCTCCTTGGCGTCAGCAGCGGCGCAATCGCCGGTAGCACGCCGTCCGACTGGTTCGTCGCCAGCAACGGCGCAGCCTTCGAACCGCCGAACGGCCATTCCGCCGAAGCGCGCCTGCGCACCAGCATCGACGAAGATCATATCCTCGAAATTGCGACGCAGACGATCGAATATCGTGGACGAAGCTGCCAGGTTCTTGCGATCCGCGACCTGTCCGATCGAAAGCGCGCGCAGCGGGCGATCGAGCATCTGGCGTCGCACGACGCCCTCACCGACCTGTCGAACCGGGCTCACTTCGGCCGGGCGCTCGACGCGGCAATCAGTGCGAAGAAACCTTTCGCACTGCTCGCGCTCGACCTCGACCGGTTCAAGGCGGTGAACGACATATTCGGCCACGGAGCCGGGGATGAAATCCTGTGCCGCATCGCCGACATCCTCCGATCCGCCGTGCGTGCGGACGACGTTGTCGCGCGTATCGGGGGCGATGAGTTCCTTGTGATCCAGACCGGTGCTTCAAGCCCTGACGATGCCCGCAAGCTTTCGGCCCGCATTCTCGATACGCTTGCGATCGAAATGGATGTCGCCCGCGATCCGATGGCGGTCGGGGTAAGCATCGGCGTCGCGCTCTTTCCGCAAGACGGAACCGATGCCGAGGTACTGCAGCGCAATGCCGATACCGCGCTCTATCGCGCGAAGAACAACGGCAAGGGCAACGCCGCCTTTTTCGATCAGGAGATGGACGCGCTCGCACGCGAACGCCGGGCGCTAGAGCATGACCTGCGGCACGCAATCGCCCGCGACGAGCTTCGCATCGTCTATCAACCGCTCGTCGCGACCGCTTTCGCTTCGGTCGTCGGTTATGAAGCGCTGCTTCGCTGGGAGCATCCCGAACGCGGCGACGTTCCGCCCGACTATTTCATCCCGGTCGCGGAAGAAATCGGCGCCATCGTACCGATCGGCGAGTGGGTGCTGCGCGAAGCCTGCCGGGCCGCGGCAAACTGGCCGAAGAATGTCTCGATCGCCGTCAACGTGTCGACCATCCAGTTTCAGGTACCAAACCTGCCTGCCGTCGTCCGCGACGCTTTGTCGCAATCGGGCCTTGAGGCGCACCGGCTCGAACTCGAAATCACCGAGACCGCTTTTGTGCGCAACAAACACAGCGCATTGAAAGCACTCCACGAAATCCGTGCTCTCGGCGTCCGGATCGCGATGGATGATTTCGGCACCGGTTACTCGTCGCTGAGCAATCTCAAGGCCTTTCCGTTCGACAAGATCAAGATCGACAAGAGCTTCGTTGCCTCGATCCCCGATGACGAGGCGGCGCGGTCGATCGTGCGGGCGATCATCGGGCTCGGCCGAAGCTTCAACATGCCGATCGTGGCCGAAGGGGTCGAGACCGGTGAGCAGCGACAGATGTTGCTCGACGAGGGGTGCCCACAGGCGCAGGGATATTATTTCGGCCGTCCGGCGCCCGATCCCTTCCAGTCCGAAACATGGCCACTCGCCGCGCCCGACATCGAAATCCGCGACGCCGAAGGCTAA
- a CDS encoding cupin domain-containing protein — translation MIRHIPAVLAAALMLAGPASAAAPAPQGTTRTDLQRHDLSIPGRETVQARIDIAPGAVAPWHRHPGEEVIYILEGTLEYQLEGEAPVTLKAGDVLFVPTGVAHMARNRTANNGAELATYIVEKGKPLLVPAKDIQIP, via the coding sequence ATGATCCGACATATTCCCGCCGTGCTTGCCGCCGCACTCATGCTGGCCGGTCCCGCTTCTGCGGCCGCCCCGGCACCGCAGGGCACCACCCGAACCGATCTCCAGCGCCACGACCTTTCGATACCGGGCCGCGAAACGGTCCAGGCGCGCATCGATATCGCGCCCGGCGCAGTAGCGCCCTGGCATCGCCACCCCGGCGAAGAGGTGATCTATATCCTCGAAGGCACGCTCGAATATCAGCTTGAGGGCGAGGCGCCCGTCACGCTGAAAGCCGGTGACGTGCTGTTCGTCCCGACCGGCGTCGCACATATGGCACGCAATCGTACCGCGAATAATGGCGCCGAACTCGCGACCTATATCGTCGAAAAAGGCAAGCCGCTTCTTGTCCCGGCCAAGGATATCCAAATACCCTGA
- the leuC gene encoding 3-isopropylmalate dehydratase large subunit, with protein MPPPRTLYDKIWDAHAVADDDGETLLYIDLHLLHEVTSPQAFAGLAAAGRTVRRPERALALSDHNVPTAGQTAGLAGVTDAEARAQLEALVDNTRRFGIENFPMGDPRGGIVHVVGPEQGRSQPGMTIVCGDSHTSTHGAFGALAFGIGTSEVEHVLATQTIRQRRSRNMRVIVDGTLARHVHAKDLALHLLGLIGVDGAGGHVIEYSGAAIRALSMEGRMTLCNLSIEMGARAGLVAPDATTFAYLAGRPAAPRSDSWDAALARWSALTSDDGALFDRELAIDARDVRAMVSWGTNPSQVVAIDGHVPDPATLADSDARASAERALVYMGLAPGTRVAGQRLDRVFIGSCTNSRIEDLRIVSDVVRGRRVAPHVRAMVVPGSGLVKRQAEAEGIADTLRDAGFDWREPGCSMCVGMNADRLQPGERCAATSNRNFENRQGRGGRTHLMSPALAAASAIAGHIASPEMLG; from the coding sequence ATGCCGCCCCCGCGCACCCTCTATGACAAGATTTGGGACGCGCATGCCGTCGCCGACGACGACGGGGAAACCCTGCTCTACATCGATCTGCACCTGCTCCATGAAGTGACTTCGCCGCAGGCCTTTGCCGGGCTGGCGGCTGCGGGCCGAACGGTGCGGCGGCCGGAACGGGCGCTGGCGCTGTCCGATCATAATGTGCCGACGGCCGGCCAGACGGCAGGACTGGCCGGCGTGACCGATGCGGAGGCGCGGGCCCAACTCGAAGCGTTGGTCGACAATACCCGGCGGTTCGGGATCGAGAATTTCCCGATGGGCGATCCGCGCGGCGGTATTGTTCATGTCGTCGGACCCGAACAGGGGCGCTCGCAGCCGGGAATGACGATCGTTTGCGGCGACAGCCATACCTCGACGCACGGCGCTTTCGGCGCGCTCGCCTTTGGAATCGGGACATCGGAGGTCGAGCATGTGCTGGCGACGCAGACGATCCGCCAGCGCCGGTCGCGCAACATGCGCGTGATCGTCGATGGCACGCTTGCGCGGCATGTCCATGCCAAGGATCTGGCGCTCCATCTGCTCGGCCTGATCGGGGTCGACGGCGCCGGCGGGCATGTGATCGAATATTCCGGGGCGGCAATCCGTGCGCTGTCGATGGAGGGACGGATGACGCTCTGCAACCTCAGCATCGAAATGGGCGCGCGCGCGGGGCTCGTCGCGCCCGATGCGACGACCTTCGCATATCTCGCGGGCCGCCCGGCCGCTCCCCGCAGCGATAGCTGGGATGCCGCACTGGCCCGGTGGAGCGCTCTCACCAGCGACGACGGTGCGCTTTTCGACCGCGAGCTTGCCATCGATGCACGCGACGTTCGGGCGATGGTAAGCTGGGGGACGAATCCGTCACAGGTCGTCGCGATCGACGGCCATGTGCCCGATCCCGCAACACTAGCCGACTCCGATGCGCGGGCATCGGCCGAGCGGGCCCTTGTCTATATGGGGCTCGCGCCGGGGACCCGGGTCGCGGGTCAACGGCTCGACCGGGTCTTCATCGGCAGTTGTACCAACAGCCGGATCGAGGATTTGCGCATCGTCTCCGACGTTGTTCGCGGCCGCCGTGTCGCGCCACATGTTCGCGCGATGGTCGTCCCGGGGTCGGGGCTGGTCAAGCGGCAGGCTGAGGCGGAGGGCATCGCCGACACTCTACGCGACGCGGGCTTCGACTGGCGCGAACCGGGTTGCTCCATGTGTGTCGGTATGAACGCCGACCGGCTGCAGCCGGGCGAGCGCTGCGCGGCTACGTCGAACCGCAATTTCGAGAACCGGCAGGGGCGGGGTGGACGCACGCATTTGATGAGCCCCGCGCTCGCCGCCGCAAGCGCGATTGCGGGCCATATCGCGTCGCCCGAAATGCTCGGCTAG
- the leuD gene encoding 3-isopropylmalate dehydratase small subunit → MQEFIRIRAGAVPLPLANVDTDMIIPAQYMKALTRSGLGKHLFQELRFDRNGAERDDFILNQPQGRKAQIIVADRNFGCGSSREHAVWALTDFGFRCVIAPSFGDIFAGNARKNGLLLIRLPDEACTRLREEIALAQYAPIEVDLAAQQIRLASGETIAFDIDPDDRRILMEGLDDIERSLRHADAIARFEAAI, encoded by the coding sequence GTGCAGGAATTTATCCGGATACGAGCTGGTGCGGTGCCCTTGCCGCTCGCCAATGTCGACACCGACATGATCATCCCGGCGCAATATATGAAAGCGCTGACCCGTTCCGGCCTTGGCAAGCACCTCTTTCAGGAGTTGCGGTTTGATCGGAACGGCGCGGAGCGGGACGACTTCATCCTAAATCAGCCGCAGGGCCGAAAGGCGCAAATCATCGTCGCCGATCGCAATTTTGGCTGTGGCTCCTCGCGCGAACATGCTGTGTGGGCGCTCACGGACTTTGGCTTTCGCTGTGTCATAGCGCCGAGTTTCGGCGACATCTTCGCCGGCAATGCGCGCAAGAACGGCCTGTTGCTGATCCGCTTGCCCGACGAAGCATGTACGCGCCTGCGGGAAGAAATCGCGCTTGCGCAATATGCGCCGATCGAGGTCGATCTGGCGGCGCAGCAGATCCGCCTTGCGTCGGGCGAAACGATCGCGTTCGACATCGATCCCGACGACCGCCGCATCCTGATGGAGGGGCTTGACGATATCGAACGTAGCTTGCGCCACGCCGATGCGATCGCGCGGTTCGAAGCGGCGATCTAG
- a CDS encoding MarR family winged helix-turn-helix transcriptional regulator, which translates to MVKKTQDYRHPAEYYTDPENSIGYLARVVFRSFSRLLERRTLTHDVSAGQWRFLRQLWREDGITQRELSERVGMREPTTVVALKGLEKAGLITRKKTTDDRRKTFIHLTPHAKKLELILAPMNAEIHEIATKGMTDEEVEVLQGLMRRVIGNLAEETQKLSVLSDIKA; encoded by the coding sequence TTGGTAAAGAAAACACAGGATTATCGGCATCCGGCCGAATATTATACCGATCCTGAGAACAGCATCGGATATCTGGCGCGCGTCGTCTTTCGTTCCTTTTCGCGGCTCCTCGAACGGCGCACGCTGACGCACGACGTGTCGGCGGGGCAGTGGCGTTTCCTGCGCCAACTGTGGCGCGAGGACGGGATCACGCAGCGCGAGCTCAGCGAGCGCGTGGGCATGCGTGAGCCGACGACGGTCGTCGCGCTGAAGGGGCTGGAGAAGGCCGGGTTGATCACGCGCAAGAAGACGACCGACGATCGCCGCAAGACCTTCATCCATCTGACTCCGCACGCCAAGAAGCTCGAACTGATTCTCGCCCCGATGAACGCCGAGATTCACGAGATCGCGACCAAGGGGATGACCGACGAGGAGGTCGAAGTGCTGCAAGGTCTGATGCGCCGTGTGATCGGCAATCTGGCCGAAGAGACGCAGAAACTGTCGGTACTGTCGGACATCAAGGCCTGA
- a CDS encoding NADPH-dependent FMN reductase, whose amino-acid sequence MTSIAVIAGSIREGSFNRALGDLAAASLESQGANVTRVDLAAFDLPLYSAALEANAFPSDALRLKELFAAQDGLLFVSPEYNGSLSPLLKNAIDWASRPTGDEGLVALSAYRGKAAAIMSASISPFGGLRGLMHLRQILSTIQMLVIPEQVVVPNAHAAFAEDGGLKEALPASLVDMTAGRLVAVAKALAA is encoded by the coding sequence ATGACCAGCATTGCCGTCATCGCGGGAAGCATCCGCGAAGGATCATTCAACCGCGCCTTGGGCGACCTCGCCGCGGCCAGTCTCGAATCTCAAGGCGCGAACGTGACGCGGGTCGATCTGGCGGCGTTCGATCTGCCGCTCTATTCCGCCGCGCTTGAGGCCAATGCCTTTCCGTCCGACGCGCTGAGGCTTAAAGAGCTGTTCGCGGCGCAGGACGGGCTGCTCTTCGTCTCTCCCGAATATAACGGCTCGCTATCGCCGCTGCTAAAGAATGCCATCGACTGGGCATCGCGCCCAACCGGCGACGAGGGGCTTGTCGCGCTGTCTGCCTATCGCGGCAAGGCGGCGGCGATCATGTCGGCCTCGATCAGCCCGTTCGGGGGGCTGCGCGGCTTGATGCACCTGCGCCAGATCCTGTCGACGATCCAGATGCTCGTGATTCCCGAACAGGTGGTGGTACCCAACGCCCACGCCGCCTTTGCCGAGGACGGCGGCTTGAAAGAAGCGCTTCCCGCATCGCTTGTCGACATGACTGCCGGGCGTCTGGTGGCGGTGGCGAAAGCGCTCGCTGCCTAG
- a CDS encoding MarR family winged helix-turn-helix transcriptional regulator: protein MRTNQLIIALFQRFCWLDEGLQARLHDHGWPDVNRPQSMVMTNIVSGIVRPSDIARNLGVSRQAIHSTIGQMVKLGIVQLEVDPEDRRHMIVSLTGLGARMRKDAQRSMDALTAQIAARLGQDRFDALLAALEADWGDNIEPAPASRTTHKA, encoded by the coding sequence ATGCGCACCAACCAGCTTATCATCGCGCTTTTTCAACGCTTCTGCTGGCTTGACGAGGGGCTTCAGGCGCGGCTGCACGATCACGGCTGGCCCGACGTCAACCGCCCGCAATCGATGGTCATGACCAATATCGTCAGCGGCATCGTGCGCCCGTCGGACATTGCGCGCAACCTCGGCGTATCGCGGCAGGCGATCCACAGCACGATCGGCCAGATGGTAAAGCTGGGCATCGTCCAGCTCGAGGTCGATCCCGAGGACCGCCGCCATATGATCGTTTCGTTGACCGGCCTCGGCGCGCGCATGCGCAAGGATGCGCAGCGCTCGATGGACGCGCTCACCGCACAGATCGCCGCGCGGCTGGGGCAGGACAGGTTCGATGCGCTCCTCGCCGCGCTCGAGGCCGACTGGGGCGACAATATCGAACCTGCCCCCGCCTCCCGGACTACGCACAAAGCCTAG
- a CDS encoding long-chain-fatty-acid--CoA ligase — protein MDGLMQNVPLTVDRIIDHAANWHGAREIVSRDAEGHVTRSTWADVHADAKRVSNALAAEGIKRGDRVATMAWNGGRHLAAWYGAAGMGAVLHTLNPRLFLEQIAYIANHAGDRLLIADPATAELVEQLLPQVPSIEKVVFFCDAASMPQTSFAATAFDDWIAGQPCEYIWGGFDENAACGLCYTSGTTGNPKGVLYSHRSNYIHALMTLQRDALALSARDTVLLVVPMYHANAWGVVYSAPAVGAKLVLPGQRMDGESIYNLIEQEGVTYSAAVPTVWQMLLQYMQENGKRFTTLERVTIGGSACPESIIRTFRDDYGVDVIQGWGMTETSPLGTVSVPNAAVAAKPEGEQMAYKLKQGRLLCGLEMKLVDDAGNRLPHDGKTPGRLMVKGPTIAGAYYGGEGGDVLDAEGFFDTGDVSTIDGEGYMQITDRAKDVVKSGGEWISSIEIENIAMGHDAVANAAVVGVAHPKWDERPILLCQLKDGADACADDLKAYLDGKIARWWMPDDVLFVEEIPLGPTGKIDKKAIRAGLDGYTLPFEVTR, from the coding sequence ATGGACGGGTTGATGCAGAATGTGCCGCTGACGGTCGACCGGATCATCGACCATGCAGCGAACTGGCACGGCGCGCGCGAGATCGTGTCGCGCGATGCGGAGGGGCACGTAACCCGATCGACCTGGGCCGATGTTCATGCCGATGCGAAGCGCGTGTCGAATGCGCTGGCGGCCGAGGGAATCAAGCGCGGCGACCGCGTCGCGACGATGGCGTGGAATGGCGGGCGTCATCTGGCGGCCTGGTATGGTGCGGCGGGGATGGGAGCGGTGCTTCACACGCTCAATCCGCGGCTGTTCCTTGAACAGATCGCCTATATCGCAAACCACGCCGGCGACCGGCTGCTCATCGCCGACCCCGCTACCGCCGAGCTGGTCGAGCAATTGCTGCCGCAGGTGCCGTCGATCGAGAAGGTGGTCTTTTTTTGCGACGCCGCGTCGATGCCGCAAACCAGCTTTGCCGCGACCGCCTTCGACGACTGGATCGCCGGTCAGCCGTGCGAATATATATGGGGCGGGTTCGATGAGAATGCGGCGTGCGGGCTTTGCTATACCAGCGGCACGACGGGCAATCCCAAGGGCGTGCTCTATTCGCACCGTTCCAACTATATCCATGCGCTGATGACGTTGCAGCGCGACGCGCTCGCGCTCTCGGCGCGCGACACGGTGCTGCTCGTCGTCCCGATGTATCATGCCAATGCATGGGGCGTCGTCTATTCGGCGCCCGCGGTCGGCGCCAAACTGGTGCTGCCGGGGCAGCGAATGGACGGCGAATCTATCTATAATCTGATCGAGCAAGAGGGCGTGACCTATTCGGCCGCCGTGCCAACAGTGTGGCAGATGCTGCTGCAATATATGCAGGAAAATGGAAAGCGCTTCACCACACTGGAGCGGGTGACGATCGGCGGTTCGGCATGCCCCGAGTCGATTATCCGCACCTTCCGCGACGATTATGGCGTCGATGTCATCCAAGGCTGGGGCATGACCGAAACCTCGCCGCTCGGTACGGTATCGGTGCCCAATGCCGCGGTCGCTGCGAAGCCCGAGGGTGAGCAGATGGCATATAAGCTGAAGCAGGGCAGGCTGCTCTGCGGGCTTGAGATGAAGCTTGTCGACGATGCCGGCAATCGCCTGCCGCACGACGGCAAGACGCCCGGGCGACTGATGGTCAAAGGGCCGACGATCGCGGGCGCCTATTATGGCGGCGAGGGCGGCGATGTGCTCGATGCCGAGGGATTCTTCGACACCGGCGACGTCAGTACGATCGACGGCGAAGGCTATATGCAGATCACCGATCGCGCGAAGGACGTCGTTAAGTCGGGGGGCGAGTGGATCAGTTCGATCGAGATCGAGAATATCGCGATGGGGCACGATGCCGTCGCCAATGCCGCGGTCGTTGGCGTCGCGCATCCGAAATGGGACGAGCGGCCGATCCTGCTCTGTCAACTGAAGGACGGCGCCGATGCCTGCGCCGACGATCTCAAAGCGTATCTCGACGGCAAGATCGCGCGCTGGTGGATGCCCGACGATGTGCTGTTCGTCGAGGAGATCCCGCTTGGGCCGACAGGAAAGATCGACAAGAAGGCGATCCGCGCGGGGCTGGACGGTTACACGCTGCCCTTCGAAGTGACCCGCTGA
- a CDS encoding lysophospholipase — protein MMDPNGIEGLDARFVGLVSPTAPRIQAGGHPCQGVYWTEAGKRPKVAIIATHYNVDFAEHYIAPYFARQGFGFLGWNTRYRGFEDQFLLEHAVLDIGVGMKWLKEEAGVEQIVILGNSGGGSLMGAYQAEAIAPTLTDRLPSVGQDALASLIKGDLYISFNAHQGRPEVLTDWMDASVIDETDPTLTDPELDPFNPDNGPPYSDAFIAKYRAGQRARNQRITDWAKAELARLNAAGIPDRIFPMFRCWGDIRCVDPAIDPSDRKPNWCYRGDPAVANRTPSIGRANTLKTWLNMWSLETSPCQGQPHLAKHDTPALVVQGLADTGVFPSDARKIFDFLGSTDKKLELIPGAHYFEDSIAERQNAAELVGAWIREKL, from the coding sequence ATGATGGACCCGAACGGGATCGAGGGACTGGACGCGCGATTTGTCGGGCTGGTGTCGCCGACGGCGCCGAGGATTCAGGCGGGCGGACACCCGTGCCAGGGCGTTTACTGGACCGAGGCGGGGAAGCGCCCGAAGGTCGCGATCATCGCGACGCACTATAATGTCGATTTCGCCGAACATTATATCGCTCCCTATTTTGCGCGACAGGGCTTCGGCTTCCTGGGCTGGAACACTCGTTATCGCGGGTTCGAGGATCAGTTTTTGCTCGAGCACGCCGTTCTCGACATCGGCGTCGGCATGAAATGGTTGAAGGAGGAGGCTGGGGTCGAGCAGATCGTCATCCTCGGCAATTCGGGCGGCGGGTCGCTGATGGGCGCCTATCAGGCCGAAGCGATCGCGCCGACGCTGACGGACCGGCTGCCGTCGGTAGGGCAGGATGCGCTCGCAAGCCTTATCAAGGGCGATCTCTACATCAGCTTCAACGCGCATCAGGGCCGCCCCGAGGTGCTCACCGATTGGATGGACGCGTCGGTGATCGACGAGACTGACCCGACACTGACCGATCCCGAACTCGACCCGTTCAATCCCGATAACGGTCCACCCTATTCGGACGCGTTCATCGCAAAATATCGTGCCGGCCAGCGCGCGCGCAACCAGCGCATCACGGATTGGGCAAAGGCTGAACTCGCACGGCTGAATGCCGCCGGCATCCCCGATCGCATCTTCCCCATGTTCCGCTGCTGGGGCGATATCCGCTGCGTCGATCCGGCCATCGACCCGTCGGACCGCAAACCCAATTGGTGCTATCGCGGCGACCCTGCAGTCGCGAACCGCACGCCGAGCATCGGGCGCGCGAATACGCTGAAGACCTGGCTCAACATGTGGAGCCTCGAAACCTCGCCGTGCCAGGGGCAGCCGCACCTCGCCAAGCACGACACGCCCGCGCTGGTCGTGCAGGGCCTCGCCGACACCGGCGTCTTTCCAAGCGACGCTCGCAAGATTTTCGACTTCCTTGGCTCGACCGACAAGAAGCTCGAACTGATACCCGGCGCGCATTATTTCGAGGATTCGATCGCCGAACGCCAGAATGCGGCCGAACTTGTCGGCGCCTGGATCAGGGAGAAGCTGTGA
- a CDS encoding phosphotransferase family protein — protein MTADVDIVRELRGAGLAGEGDVVLEPLTGGVSCDVWKVETPSGPIVVKRPLPQLRVAAEWHAPIERGQAEVRWLKRARDVDPRIAPEVLAELPTGHAFAMRFLPDCPVWKDELVAGRVDGDFAAAVGRGIVAVHAATANNAADRDAFPNDEMFRALRVDPFLLHVARKDTELAPALNALADDLVARKVALVHGDVSPKNILVSPDGPVFLDAECAVYSDPAFDLAFCATHLLLKAVWLDDLRLEQAAGLLVDAYRAGIDWEDADGLLKRAGGLTAALLLARVEGKSPAQYLTDPEHRRIVRDQARALVLAPQSIDALVANWKRNLA, from the coding sequence GTGACGGCCGACGTCGACATCGTCCGTGAATTGCGCGGCGCCGGACTGGCGGGCGAGGGCGATGTCGTTCTCGAACCGCTGACCGGCGGTGTGTCCTGCGACGTATGGAAGGTCGAGACGCCGTCGGGCCCAATTGTCGTCAAGCGCCCGCTGCCGCAGCTTCGCGTCGCCGCCGAATGGCACGCGCCGATCGAACGCGGTCAGGCCGAAGTGCGCTGGCTGAAGCGCGCGCGGGATGTCGACCCGCGGATCGCGCCCGAAGTGCTCGCCGAGCTTCCCACGGGTCATGCCTTCGCGATGCGCTTTCTGCCTGATTGCCCGGTGTGGAAAGACGAACTGGTCGCGGGCCGCGTCGATGGCGATTTTGCTGCCGCGGTGGGGCGCGGGATCGTGGCCGTGCATGCCGCGACCGCGAACAACGCGGCCGACCGCGATGCCTTTCCGAACGACGAGATGTTCCGCGCGCTGCGCGTCGATCCCTTCCTGCTACATGTCGCACGCAAGGACACCGAATTGGCGCCCGCGCTGAACGCGCTCGCCGACGATCTCGTCGCGCGCAAGGTTGCGCTGGTGCATGGCGACGTGAGCCCCAAGAATATCCTCGTCAGTCCCGACGGGCCGGTCTTCCTCGACGCCGAATGCGCTGTCTACAGCGATCCGGCGTTCGATCTCGCTTTCTGTGCGACGCACCTGTTGCTCAAGGCGGTATGGCTCGACGATCTTCGGCTGGAGCAGGCGGCCGGCCTGCTCGTCGATGCGTATCGGGCGGGGATCGATTGGGAAGACGCGGACGGCTTGCTGAAACGCGCCGGCGGGCTCACCGCCGCGCTGTTGCTCGCGCGCGTGGAGGGCAAGTCGCCCGCACAATATCTGACCGACCCCGAACATCGGCGCATCGTGCGCGATCAGGCGCGAGCGCTCGTCCTCGCGCCGCAATCGATCGACGCGCTCGTCGCCAACTGGAAAAGGAATCTTGCATGA